From one Rosa rugosa chromosome 4, drRosRugo1.1, whole genome shotgun sequence genomic stretch:
- the LOC133743549 gene encoding uncharacterized protein LOC133743549, translating to MARMTPPKSPMVCEKYQTGCMWRLYGLFDFRQSHSDKKLLSDKRHSNRFDYRISKTKLDLLNNLDEKSQSMDDKMTNRTQTVDSGMASKRKHKGEKLSTELQMNKKIDSDELKHMQSNSKLACQLPKKKGKASKSSQISHPLSPQGLKYEAKNGKPSYSVSVETSSNKLNSAALAKEVRGKKRRGFGCKSINYEITLPQVQKNAAEAIRNQKFIDEKYIRIDGVNHQSRQLSDALEILNSNKELFIKLLQDPNSLLAKHIEDLRESQAVKHQIKSPSDVNVSEPRRYDGPAGNQKSKSCDTYSSEESDDSHFSDRIVVLKPGPTSMQSAEDNIKCSSLQSYYSLRNNGQSEMPANISFSQIKKKLRHAIGVSRKEQHSKSMDGTLHGSPCEGSKEDCKGKGVEIIRRNSPGGGMIMSSLDVKKRDNMSEGRECESQIQCETASTSGSGLGNLNISVVCHPRLKESESSLEARLLELLNSGNKDRNHKKQELKTLERVISFPEHDFLPTRSPVGLSPNSNCQLLYENKWRLQKEKTSCSSPTENNRTMRQGEINSLKQPSESESACRNGTVETKDTVHPGENSSLGALRRSNCMEKTSTTETSDTVYQGETDPAETLSELNCKDKALDWSTDKADLYEEDEYIRTSRQEQPSTSSPDVFQSPPRIQRGEDSASIEDKGEHPSPVSVLEQFFVDTISEPAEEHHSARLVRSPTDTDSSSTSSLNEHELISEYIQAVLRAASLDWDEISMMCDSTDQLLDPFLFDTVKLQANLLKGDCMLLFDCIDEVLVEVYHSDLRYSPWPSFIKPNVRRLPIEKTVIHKVMKYVDGYLSLHPSPRTLQQVVQMDIARSGTWIDIRKDAEDVVFQMVEDVLEELIIETII from the exons ATGGCAAGGATGACACCACCAAAGAGCCCTATGGTATGTGAGAAGTACCAGACAGGTTGTATGTGGCGTTTATATGGCCTCTTCGACTTTCGCCAAAGTCATTCTGATAAGAAGCTGCTTTCAGATAAGAGGCATTCGAACAGATTTG ATTATAGAATTTCTAAGACCAAGTTGGATTTGCTTAACAATTTGGATGAGAAGAGCCAAAGCATGGAT GATAAAATGACGAACAGAACTCAAACAGTTGATTCTGGTATGGCAAGTAAAAGAAAGCATAAGGGGGAAAAGTTATCCACTGAGCTGCAGATGAATAAGAAAATTGATTCTGATGAATTGAAACATATGCAATCCAATTCAAAACTTGCTTGTCAGTTACCTAAGAAGAAAGGAAAGGCTAGCAAATCTAGTCAGATATCTCATCCTCTTtcacctcagggtctgaaataTGAAGCTAAGAATGGGAAACCTTCTTATTCAGTTTCAGTAGAAACATCTTCAAACAAGCTCAACTCCGCAGCATTGGCAAAAGAGGTGCGTGGCAAAAAGAGAAGAGGATTTGGTTGTAAAAGTATTAATTATGAGATTACTCTTCCACAAGTACAGAAGAATGCAGCTGAGGCCATCAGAAATCAGAAATTCATTGATGAAAAGTACATCAGGATAGATGGGGTGAACCACCAGTCTAGACAATTATCAGATGCATTAGAGATTTTGAATTCTAATAAAGAATTATTCATAAAGCTCCTACAAGACCCAAATTCTCTGTTAGCAAAACATATTGAAGACCTCAGAGAATCTCAGGCAGTAAAACATCAGATTAAATCTCCCTCTGACGTCAATGTTTCAGAACCAAGGCGATATGATGGTCCTGCTGGTAATCAGAAGTCGAAATCCTGTGATACCTACTCTTCTGAGGAAAGTGATGATTCCCATTTTTCAGACAGAATAGTAGTTTTGAAACCCGGCCCAACTAGCATGCAAAGTGCTGAAGACAATATTAAGTGTTCCTCTCTGCAATCTTATTACAGCTTGAGAAATAACGGGCAGAGTGAAATGCCTGCGAATATTTCATTTAGTCAGATAAAGAAGAAGTTGAGACATGCTATAGGGGTAAGCAGAAAAGAGCAACACTCTAAGTCAATGGATGGTACATTACATGGATCTCCCTGTGAAGGCTCGAAAGAGGATTGTAAAGGAAAAGGTGTGGAGATCATTAGAAGAAATTCACCTGGTGGAGGAATGATAATGTCTTCTCTTGATGTAAAGAAAAGAGACAACATGAGCGAGGGGAGAGAATGTGAATCACAAATTCAGTGTGAAACTGCATCAACCAGTGGAAGTGGTCTTGGGAACTTAAACATTTCGGTTGTTTGCCATCCTAGGCTAAAGGAATCTGAAAGTTCTTTGGAGGCTAGATTGTTGGAATTGTTAAACAGTGGAAACAAGGACAGAAACCACAAAAAGCAGGAACTGAAAACCCTGGAAAGGGTGATATCATTTCCTGAGCACGACTTCTTGCCTACACGCAGTCCTGTAGGACTTTCACCCAACAGCAACTGCCAACTGTTATATGAGAACAAATGGAGGCTTCAGAAAGAAAAAACCAGCTGCTCAAGTCCTACAG AGAATAATCGCACCATGCGCCAAGGAGAAATCAATTCTTTAAAACAGCCCTCTGAATCAGAAAGCGCTTGCAGAAATGGTACTGTGGAAACTAAAGATACTGTCCACCCAGGAGAAAATAGTTCTTTGGGAGCTCTAAGAAGATCCAATTGCATGGAGAAGACCAGTACCACAGAAACTAGTGATACTGTATACCAAGGAGAAACTGATCCTGCAGAGACACTGTCTGAACTAAATTGCAAAGACAAGGCTCTTGATTGGAGTACAGATAAAGCCGACTTGTACGAGGAAGATGAATATATTAGGACCTCCAGACAG GAGCAGCCATCAACATCCTCACCTGATGTTTTCCAGTCACCTCCAAGAATTCAGAGAGGGGAAGATTCTGCTAGCATCGAAGATAAAGGAGAGCACCCAAGTCCGGTATCTGTACTTGAGCAGTTTTTTGTAGATACCATATCTGAACCTG CTGAAGAGCACCATTCTGCTCGTCTTGTGAGGTCCCCTACGGACACTGACAGTAGCAGTACCTCTTCTTTGAATGAACATGAATTGATCTCCGAGTATATTCAGGCAGTGCTCCGAGCTGCAAGCTTAGATTGGGATGAAATCTCAATGATGTGCGACTCAACAGACCAACTGCTTGACCCGTTCTTGTTTGACACAGTAAAGCTGCAGGCAAACCTACTCAAAGGTGATTGCATGCTCCTCTTTGACTGTATAGATGAAGTCCTTGTCGAAGTATACCACAGTGACCTTCGATATTCCCCTTGGCCGTCATTTATCAAGCCAAATGTTCGACGACTTCCGATTGAGAAAACTGTGATTCATAAGGTGATGAAGTATGTTGACGGGTACCTCTCACTTCATCCGTCACCCCGGACATTGCAGCAGGTTGTTCAGATGGATATAGCACGATCTGGAACATGGATAGATATCCGGAAGGATGCTGAGGATGTCGTTTTTCAGATGGTAGAAGATGTTTTAGAAGAATTGATAATAGAAACCATAATTTAG